The DNA segment CTCATTAGGCTTGAGCAGCACAGCAGCTATCATCTGCACCGCCCTTACCTGCATGCGATTGAATATTGGATCACATCCAATCCAGAGCAAGCATCAGCAGCGCCCAGCAGCCAGCATCCGGTAAAAATAACTATCGGACAGTACGAAGAGTTAGACAGCGTTCGTCCGGTACAACGCAGCACCAGCGTTGGTTTTTGCTATATCGCTCTCAACCAGAAGCGCGGAAAACTCACAGTAGCTCAGAGGCGTTACCTCACGACGCTGATTCGAGAAGAAAATACGCTCAATCATCTCCCAATTGAAAATGGTTTGATTGCGCGCAGCAGCGCAATGTTGTCTGGCTGGCCGCTGCCAGACCCTACCCCTGAGCCGATTTTGTTGCCCCCAAAACTCACGCTGCTTTATCACCCACCGGCAGAGCTCACCGCGCTTTCCGACCGGCTACAGGAACGCCTCGCCCAGGCTGGATGTGAGTTAGAAGTGCGTTTCTATGACGGTAAACGTTGGGAGTCTAACGAGCAGTTTGCCGAAGTCGATATTATTTTAGGCGACAGATTAATCGGTGAATCACCGGAAGTGGCCTTGGAGAATTGGCTGCGTATTGATGTGCTCTGGCAGGCAATTTTGAACGATAAAGAGCAGCAGCAATGCCGCATGGTGCTTGATAGCGTGCAACAGTTAGCGGACGAAACGAACCGCCATCATGCCCTGCGCGATTATTACACCCACCTTATGCAGCAGGGCATCATCATGCCGCTGTTTAATTACCAGTATCAAATCAGTGCACCTCCTCGTGTAGAAGGCGTAACGCTTACCGCCTATGGGTGGTTCGACTTCTGTCGGGCATGGGTTCCCGCCCCCACGGATGAATAGTCAGGCTGTTCATCTCCTCCCATAGCCGTTACCATAGACCGCGTTATGGCAGACAATTTTATTGTCTGCCTCTCTTTTTT comes from the Hafnia alvei genome and includes:
- a CDS encoding SgrR family transcriptional regulator, producing the protein MRLLQRLSQYQRLNQFAGDDPIQTTVAELAGVFCCSERHVRTLLAQLQALKWLEWHATAGRGKRARLHCVIPEQQLRANLMQQLLNAGDHQNALKLAERDPIHLNELLMPHLGGQWDSDLPTLRIPYYRTLEPIAPLALTGRAEQHLAHTIHAGLTRFETGNPHPQPDLAHHWQISADGLKWQFLLRSDLRWHNGQPITAEQLVQQLKQLCHHPRCGSFLSSIADISLPHALCIRFTLKCADYWLAHRLADLLCLLPHPDYPEIGAGPFRQISSSDMLIRLEQHSSYHLHRPYLHAIEYWITSNPEQASAAPSSQHPVKITIGQYEELDSVRPVQRSTSVGFCYIALNQKRGKLTVAQRRYLTTLIREENTLNHLPIENGLIARSSAMLSGWPLPDPTPEPILLPPKLTLLYHPPAELTALSDRLQERLAQAGCELEVRFYDGKRWESNEQFAEVDIILGDRLIGESPEVALENWLRIDVLWQAILNDKEQQQCRMVLDSVQQLADETNRHHALRDYYTHLMQQGIIMPLFNYQYQISAPPRVEGVTLTAYGWFDFCRAWVPAPTDE